Proteins encoded together in one Candidatus Nitrosocaldus cavascurensis window:
- a CDS encoding zinc ribbon domain-containing protein, whose product MKVFNAKNAAEDYMSLHTLTYSTPEMTLLKFAKWLGEMVDVECKMDADKCPNDDGMHPKHRMPRLMLYIEERREEYKMDVSDEFLPTGAVTTLFSKVKDKVQRREEEEEVGKRSMKEEGEEKNFKFCISCGTKLDMYASFCIECGAEQT is encoded by the coding sequence ATGAAGGTATTCAACGCAAAGAATGCTGCAGAGGATTACATGTCATTACATACCCTAACCTACTCTACACCAGAGATGACGCTCCTCAAGTTTGCAAAGTGGCTTGGAGAGATGGTTGATGTAGAATGCAAGATGGATGCAGACAAGTGCCCCAACGATGATGGTATGCATCCAAAGCATAGGATGCCTAGACTTATGCTTTACATAGAGGAGAGGAGAGAGGAGTACAAGATGGATGTGAGTGATGAGTTCCTTCCTACTGGGGCTGTTACAACGCTCTTCTCAAAGGTTAAGGATAAAGTGCAGAGGAGAGAGGAGGAGGAAGAGGTAGGGAAGAGGAGTATGAAGGAGGAGGGTGAGGAGAAGAACTTTAAATTCTGCATATCTTGTGGTACAAAGCTTGATATGTATGCTAGTTTCTGTATTGAATGCGGGGCAGAACAGACGTAG